A genomic window from Bombus pyrosoma isolate SC7728 linkage group LG8, ASM1482585v1, whole genome shotgun sequence includes:
- the LOC122570152 gene encoding myocyte-specific enhancer factor 2 isoform X1, translating to MGRKKIQISRITDERNRQVTFNKRKFGVMKKAYELSVLCDCEIALIIFSSSNKLYQYASTDMDKVLLKYTEYNEPHESLTNKNIIEALNKKEHKGAMSPESPEPDAIEYNLTPRTEAKYTKIDEEFQLMMQRHQHNGTRAMGQSNYTLPVSVPVNSYGESLLGSSPQMAHTSISPRPSSSETDSVYPPGGMLEMSNGYPPSASPLGGSPSPGPSPALGVGGGSANKGSNPSRHSPQPPPPPPPPHPHRTNLRVVIPTPLTQPLSEDTSYDSGHAQSTLNTPVVALQTPSVPAGYSSFGPTDYSSDLGSLAWSHQRYVDDLSMYSAATMSSISGLPHLAVSSSTPPPATSPLPVKIKSEPISPPRDPHGGNSGSNSGPSNTSNLHHTTLNVGPSSSTGAPPPHHVPHPGPQSLNLVSSRPSSNPPPSHSGSITPTNLPSPGSGTVADIRTSHSNAGGNGGNNSDYENGPLMKRSRITEGWAT from the exons ATGGGTCGGAAGAAGATTCAAATTTCGCGCATCACGGACGAACGGAATCGTCAG GTGACATTCAACAAAAGGAAGTTTGGGGTAATGAAGAAGGCATATGAGCTGTCGGTACTATGCGACTGCGAGATCGCTCTGATTATCTTCAGTTCGAGTAACAAGCTGTATCAGTATGCGAGCACCGACATGGACAAGGTTCTTCTCAAGTACACCGAGTACAACGAACCCCATGAGTCCCTCACCAACAAGAATATCATCGAG GCACTCAACAAGAAGGAACATAAGGGCGCCATGTCCCCGGAAAGTCCGGAGCCTGACGCGATCGAGTACAATCTCACTCCGCGCACCGAAGCCAAATACACGAAGATCGACGAGGAGTTCCAACTGATGATGCAGAGGCACCAACATAACGGCACTCGG GCAATGGGACAATCTAATTACACTCTACCTGTATCCGTACCAGTGAATAGTTATGGCGAATCTCTACTTGGATCTAGTCCCCAAATGGCGCATACCAGCATTTCTCCAAGACCGTCGTCTTCTGAAACAGATTCAG TATATCCACCAGGAGGGATGTTGGAAATGAGTAATGGTTACCCACCATCGGCATCACCACTAGGAGGTTCACCTAGTCCAGGACCTTCGCCGGCACTAGGAGTCGGAGGAGGCAGTGCAAACAAAGGCAGTAATCCGTCTAGGCATTCACCACAACCTCCGCCTCCTCCACCGCCGCCTCATCCTCACAGGACTAATCTTCGAGTAGTTATTCCAACACCCCTTACGCAACCTCTCTCCGAAGACACTAGTTACGAT AGTGGCCATGCACAATCCACATTGAACACACCAGTAGTAGCACTACAAACACCATCAGTCCCAGCTGGATATTCTAGTTTTGGACCAACGGATTATTCCTCAGACTTAGGAAGCTTAGCATGGTCTCATCAGAGGTACGTTGATGACTTATCAATGTATTCGGCAGCCACCATGTCCAGCATCAG TGGTCTTCCGCATCTAGCAGTGTCGAGCAGTACACCGCCACCGGCCACGTCGCCATTACCAGTGAAGATAAAAAGTGAACCGATTAGTCCACCTAGAGATCCTCACGGTGGCAACAGTGGCTCGAACAGCGGGCCGAGTAATACCAGCAATCTTCATCACACGACTCTGAACGTGGGACCTTCGTCCAGTACCGGTGCACCACCTCCACATCATGTACCTCATCCGGGGCCACAATCGTTAAATCTTGTGTCGAGCAGACCGAGCAGTAATCCACCGCCATCTCACTCCGGTAGTATAACGCCGACGAACCTTCCATCACCTGGAAGCGGCACAGTGGCAGATATTCGAACGAGTCACTCGAACGCCGGGGGAAACGGTGGGAATAACTCAGACTATGAGAATGGACCGCTGATGAAGCGTTCCAGGATCACTGAGGGCTGGGCGACTTAA
- the LOC122570152 gene encoding myocyte-specific enhancer factor 2 isoform X5, translated as MGRKKIQISRITDERNRQVTFNKRKFGVMKKAYELSVLCDCEIALIIFSSSNKLYQYASTDMDKVLLKYTEYNEPHESLTNKNIIEALNKKEHKGAMSPESPEPDAIEYNLTPRTEAKYTKIDEEFQLMMQRHQHNGTRAMGQSNYTLPVSVPVNSYGESLLGSSPQMAHTSISPRPSSSETDSVYPPGGMLEMSNGYPPSASPLGGSPSPGPSPALGVGGGSANKGSNPSRHSPQPPPPPPPPHPHRTNLRSGHAQSTLNTPVVALQTPSVPAGYSSFGPTDYSSDLGSLAWSHQRYVDDLSMYSAATMSSISGLPHLAVSSSTPPPATSPLPVKIKSEPISPPRDPHGGNSGSNSGPSNTSNLHHTTLNVGPSSSTGAPPPHHVPHPGPQSLNLVSSRPSSNPPPSHSGSITPTNLPSPGSGTVADIRTSHSNAGGNGGNNSDYENGPLMKRSRITEGWAT; from the exons ATGGGTCGGAAGAAGATTCAAATTTCGCGCATCACGGACGAACGGAATCGTCAG GTGACATTCAACAAAAGGAAGTTTGGGGTAATGAAGAAGGCATATGAGCTGTCGGTACTATGCGACTGCGAGATCGCTCTGATTATCTTCAGTTCGAGTAACAAGCTGTATCAGTATGCGAGCACCGACATGGACAAGGTTCTTCTCAAGTACACCGAGTACAACGAACCCCATGAGTCCCTCACCAACAAGAATATCATCGAG GCACTCAACAAGAAGGAACATAAGGGCGCCATGTCCCCGGAAAGTCCGGAGCCTGACGCGATCGAGTACAATCTCACTCCGCGCACCGAAGCCAAATACACGAAGATCGACGAGGAGTTCCAACTGATGATGCAGAGGCACCAACATAACGGCACTCGG GCAATGGGACAATCTAATTACACTCTACCTGTATCCGTACCAGTGAATAGTTATGGCGAATCTCTACTTGGATCTAGTCCCCAAATGGCGCATACCAGCATTTCTCCAAGACCGTCGTCTTCTGAAACAGATTCAG TATATCCACCAGGAGGGATGTTGGAAATGAGTAATGGTTACCCACCATCGGCATCACCACTAGGAGGTTCACCTAGTCCAGGACCTTCGCCGGCACTAGGAGTCGGAGGAGGCAGTGCAAACAAAGGCAGTAATCCGTCTAGGCATTCACCACAACCTCCGCCTCCTCCACCGCCGCCTCATCCTCACAGGACTAATCTTCGA AGTGGCCATGCACAATCCACATTGAACACACCAGTAGTAGCACTACAAACACCATCAGTCCCAGCTGGATATTCTAGTTTTGGACCAACGGATTATTCCTCAGACTTAGGAAGCTTAGCATGGTCTCATCAGAGGTACGTTGATGACTTATCAATGTATTCGGCAGCCACCATGTCCAGCATCAG TGGTCTTCCGCATCTAGCAGTGTCGAGCAGTACACCGCCACCGGCCACGTCGCCATTACCAGTGAAGATAAAAAGTGAACCGATTAGTCCACCTAGAGATCCTCACGGTGGCAACAGTGGCTCGAACAGCGGGCCGAGTAATACCAGCAATCTTCATCACACGACTCTGAACGTGGGACCTTCGTCCAGTACCGGTGCACCACCTCCACATCATGTACCTCATCCGGGGCCACAATCGTTAAATCTTGTGTCGAGCAGACCGAGCAGTAATCCACCGCCATCTCACTCCGGTAGTATAACGCCGACGAACCTTCCATCACCTGGAAGCGGCACAGTGGCAGATATTCGAACGAGTCACTCGAACGCCGGGGGAAACGGTGGGAATAACTCAGACTATGAGAATGGACCGCTGATGAAGCGTTCCAGGATCACTGAGGGCTGGGCGACTTAA
- the LOC122570152 gene encoding myocyte-specific enhancer factor 2 isoform X4, whose protein sequence is MGRKKIQISRITDERNRQVTFNKRKFGVMKKAYELSVLCDCEIALIIFSSSNKLYQYASTDMDKVLLKYTEYNEPHESLTNKNIIEALNKKEHKGAMSPESPEPDAIEYNLTPRTEAKYTKIDEEFQLMMQRHQHNGTRAMGQSNYTLPVSVPVNSYGESLLGSSPQMAHTSISPRPSSSETDSVYPPGGMLEMSNGYPPSASPLGGSPSPGPSPALGVGGGSANKGSNPSRHSPQPPPPPPPPHPHRTNLRVVIPTPLTQPLSEDTSYDSGHAQSTLNTPVVALQTPSVPAGYSSFGPTDYSSDLGSLAWSHQSGLPHLAVSSSTPPPATSPLPVKIKSEPISPPRDPHGGNSGSNSGPSNTSNLHHTTLNVGPSSSTGAPPPHHVPHPGPQSLNLVSSRPSSNPPPSHSGSITPTNLPSPGSGTVADIRTSHSNAGGNGGNNSDYENGPLMKRSRITEGWAT, encoded by the exons ATGGGTCGGAAGAAGATTCAAATTTCGCGCATCACGGACGAACGGAATCGTCAG GTGACATTCAACAAAAGGAAGTTTGGGGTAATGAAGAAGGCATATGAGCTGTCGGTACTATGCGACTGCGAGATCGCTCTGATTATCTTCAGTTCGAGTAACAAGCTGTATCAGTATGCGAGCACCGACATGGACAAGGTTCTTCTCAAGTACACCGAGTACAACGAACCCCATGAGTCCCTCACCAACAAGAATATCATCGAG GCACTCAACAAGAAGGAACATAAGGGCGCCATGTCCCCGGAAAGTCCGGAGCCTGACGCGATCGAGTACAATCTCACTCCGCGCACCGAAGCCAAATACACGAAGATCGACGAGGAGTTCCAACTGATGATGCAGAGGCACCAACATAACGGCACTCGG GCAATGGGACAATCTAATTACACTCTACCTGTATCCGTACCAGTGAATAGTTATGGCGAATCTCTACTTGGATCTAGTCCCCAAATGGCGCATACCAGCATTTCTCCAAGACCGTCGTCTTCTGAAACAGATTCAG TATATCCACCAGGAGGGATGTTGGAAATGAGTAATGGTTACCCACCATCGGCATCACCACTAGGAGGTTCACCTAGTCCAGGACCTTCGCCGGCACTAGGAGTCGGAGGAGGCAGTGCAAACAAAGGCAGTAATCCGTCTAGGCATTCACCACAACCTCCGCCTCCTCCACCGCCGCCTCATCCTCACAGGACTAATCTTCGAGTAGTTATTCCAACACCCCTTACGCAACCTCTCTCCGAAGACACTAGTTACGAT AGTGGCCATGCACAATCCACATTGAACACACCAGTAGTAGCACTACAAACACCATCAGTCCCAGCTGGATATTCTAGTTTTGGACCAACGGATTATTCCTCAGACTTAGGAAGCTTAGCATGGTCTCATCAGAG TGGTCTTCCGCATCTAGCAGTGTCGAGCAGTACACCGCCACCGGCCACGTCGCCATTACCAGTGAAGATAAAAAGTGAACCGATTAGTCCACCTAGAGATCCTCACGGTGGCAACAGTGGCTCGAACAGCGGGCCGAGTAATACCAGCAATCTTCATCACACGACTCTGAACGTGGGACCTTCGTCCAGTACCGGTGCACCACCTCCACATCATGTACCTCATCCGGGGCCACAATCGTTAAATCTTGTGTCGAGCAGACCGAGCAGTAATCCACCGCCATCTCACTCCGGTAGTATAACGCCGACGAACCTTCCATCACCTGGAAGCGGCACAGTGGCAGATATTCGAACGAGTCACTCGAACGCCGGGGGAAACGGTGGGAATAACTCAGACTATGAGAATGGACCGCTGATGAAGCGTTCCAGGATCACTGAGGGCTGGGCGACTTAA
- the LOC122570152 gene encoding myocyte-specific enhancer factor 2 isoform X3: protein MGRKKIQISRITDERNRQVTFNKRKFGVMKKAYELSVLCDCEIALIIFSSSNKLYQYASTDMDKVLLKYTEYNEPHESLTNKNIIEEHKGAMSPESPEPDAIEYNLTPRTEAKYTKIDEEFQLMMQRHQHNGTRAMGQSNYTLPVSVPVNSYGESLLGSSPQMAHTSISPRPSSSETDSVYPPGGMLEMSNGYPPSASPLGGSPSPGPSPALGVGGGSANKGSNPSRHSPQPPPPPPPPHPHRTNLRVVIPTPLTQPLSEDTSYDSGHAQSTLNTPVVALQTPSVPAGYSSFGPTDYSSDLGSLAWSHQRYVDDLSMYSAATMSSISGLPHLAVSSSTPPPATSPLPVKIKSEPISPPRDPHGGNSGSNSGPSNTSNLHHTTLNVGPSSSTGAPPPHHVPHPGPQSLNLVSSRPSSNPPPSHSGSITPTNLPSPGSGTVADIRTSHSNAGGNGGNNSDYENGPLMKRSRITEGWAT, encoded by the exons ATGGGTCGGAAGAAGATTCAAATTTCGCGCATCACGGACGAACGGAATCGTCAG GTGACATTCAACAAAAGGAAGTTTGGGGTAATGAAGAAGGCATATGAGCTGTCGGTACTATGCGACTGCGAGATCGCTCTGATTATCTTCAGTTCGAGTAACAAGCTGTATCAGTATGCGAGCACCGACATGGACAAGGTTCTTCTCAAGTACACCGAGTACAACGAACCCCATGAGTCCCTCACCAACAAGAATATCATCGAG GAACATAAGGGCGCCATGTCCCCGGAAAGTCCGGAGCCTGACGCGATCGAGTACAATCTCACTCCGCGCACCGAAGCCAAATACACGAAGATCGACGAGGAGTTCCAACTGATGATGCAGAGGCACCAACATAACGGCACTCGG GCAATGGGACAATCTAATTACACTCTACCTGTATCCGTACCAGTGAATAGTTATGGCGAATCTCTACTTGGATCTAGTCCCCAAATGGCGCATACCAGCATTTCTCCAAGACCGTCGTCTTCTGAAACAGATTCAG TATATCCACCAGGAGGGATGTTGGAAATGAGTAATGGTTACCCACCATCGGCATCACCACTAGGAGGTTCACCTAGTCCAGGACCTTCGCCGGCACTAGGAGTCGGAGGAGGCAGTGCAAACAAAGGCAGTAATCCGTCTAGGCATTCACCACAACCTCCGCCTCCTCCACCGCCGCCTCATCCTCACAGGACTAATCTTCGAGTAGTTATTCCAACACCCCTTACGCAACCTCTCTCCGAAGACACTAGTTACGAT AGTGGCCATGCACAATCCACATTGAACACACCAGTAGTAGCACTACAAACACCATCAGTCCCAGCTGGATATTCTAGTTTTGGACCAACGGATTATTCCTCAGACTTAGGAAGCTTAGCATGGTCTCATCAGAGGTACGTTGATGACTTATCAATGTATTCGGCAGCCACCATGTCCAGCATCAG TGGTCTTCCGCATCTAGCAGTGTCGAGCAGTACACCGCCACCGGCCACGTCGCCATTACCAGTGAAGATAAAAAGTGAACCGATTAGTCCACCTAGAGATCCTCACGGTGGCAACAGTGGCTCGAACAGCGGGCCGAGTAATACCAGCAATCTTCATCACACGACTCTGAACGTGGGACCTTCGTCCAGTACCGGTGCACCACCTCCACATCATGTACCTCATCCGGGGCCACAATCGTTAAATCTTGTGTCGAGCAGACCGAGCAGTAATCCACCGCCATCTCACTCCGGTAGTATAACGCCGACGAACCTTCCATCACCTGGAAGCGGCACAGTGGCAGATATTCGAACGAGTCACTCGAACGCCGGGGGAAACGGTGGGAATAACTCAGACTATGAGAATGGACCGCTGATGAAGCGTTCCAGGATCACTGAGGGCTGGGCGACTTAA
- the LOC122570152 gene encoding myocyte-specific enhancer factor 2 isoform X2, with protein MGRKKIQISRITDERNRQVTFNKRKFGVMKKAYELSVLCDCEIALIIFSSSNKLYQYASTDMDKVLLKYTEYNEPHESLTNKNIIEKEHKGAMSPESPEPDAIEYNLTPRTEAKYTKIDEEFQLMMQRHQHNGTRAMGQSNYTLPVSVPVNSYGESLLGSSPQMAHTSISPRPSSSETDSVYPPGGMLEMSNGYPPSASPLGGSPSPGPSPALGVGGGSANKGSNPSRHSPQPPPPPPPPHPHRTNLRVVIPTPLTQPLSEDTSYDSGHAQSTLNTPVVALQTPSVPAGYSSFGPTDYSSDLGSLAWSHQRYVDDLSMYSAATMSSISGLPHLAVSSSTPPPATSPLPVKIKSEPISPPRDPHGGNSGSNSGPSNTSNLHHTTLNVGPSSSTGAPPPHHVPHPGPQSLNLVSSRPSSNPPPSHSGSITPTNLPSPGSGTVADIRTSHSNAGGNGGNNSDYENGPLMKRSRITEGWAT; from the exons ATGGGTCGGAAGAAGATTCAAATTTCGCGCATCACGGACGAACGGAATCGTCAG GTGACATTCAACAAAAGGAAGTTTGGGGTAATGAAGAAGGCATATGAGCTGTCGGTACTATGCGACTGCGAGATCGCTCTGATTATCTTCAGTTCGAGTAACAAGCTGTATCAGTATGCGAGCACCGACATGGACAAGGTTCTTCTCAAGTACACCGAGTACAACGAACCCCATGAGTCCCTCACCAACAAGAATATCATCGAG AAGGAACATAAGGGCGCCATGTCCCCGGAAAGTCCGGAGCCTGACGCGATCGAGTACAATCTCACTCCGCGCACCGAAGCCAAATACACGAAGATCGACGAGGAGTTCCAACTGATGATGCAGAGGCACCAACATAACGGCACTCGG GCAATGGGACAATCTAATTACACTCTACCTGTATCCGTACCAGTGAATAGTTATGGCGAATCTCTACTTGGATCTAGTCCCCAAATGGCGCATACCAGCATTTCTCCAAGACCGTCGTCTTCTGAAACAGATTCAG TATATCCACCAGGAGGGATGTTGGAAATGAGTAATGGTTACCCACCATCGGCATCACCACTAGGAGGTTCACCTAGTCCAGGACCTTCGCCGGCACTAGGAGTCGGAGGAGGCAGTGCAAACAAAGGCAGTAATCCGTCTAGGCATTCACCACAACCTCCGCCTCCTCCACCGCCGCCTCATCCTCACAGGACTAATCTTCGAGTAGTTATTCCAACACCCCTTACGCAACCTCTCTCCGAAGACACTAGTTACGAT AGTGGCCATGCACAATCCACATTGAACACACCAGTAGTAGCACTACAAACACCATCAGTCCCAGCTGGATATTCTAGTTTTGGACCAACGGATTATTCCTCAGACTTAGGAAGCTTAGCATGGTCTCATCAGAGGTACGTTGATGACTTATCAATGTATTCGGCAGCCACCATGTCCAGCATCAG TGGTCTTCCGCATCTAGCAGTGTCGAGCAGTACACCGCCACCGGCCACGTCGCCATTACCAGTGAAGATAAAAAGTGAACCGATTAGTCCACCTAGAGATCCTCACGGTGGCAACAGTGGCTCGAACAGCGGGCCGAGTAATACCAGCAATCTTCATCACACGACTCTGAACGTGGGACCTTCGTCCAGTACCGGTGCACCACCTCCACATCATGTACCTCATCCGGGGCCACAATCGTTAAATCTTGTGTCGAGCAGACCGAGCAGTAATCCACCGCCATCTCACTCCGGTAGTATAACGCCGACGAACCTTCCATCACCTGGAAGCGGCACAGTGGCAGATATTCGAACGAGTCACTCGAACGCCGGGGGAAACGGTGGGAATAACTCAGACTATGAGAATGGACCGCTGATGAAGCGTTCCAGGATCACTGAGGGCTGGGCGACTTAA
- the LOC122570152 gene encoding myocyte-specific enhancer factor 2 isoform X6, with translation MGRKKIQISRITDERNRQVTFNKRKFGVMKKAYELSVLCDCEIALIIFSSSNKLYQYASTDMDKVLLKYTEYNEPHESLTNKNIIEAMGQSNYTLPVSVPVNSYGESLLGSSPQMAHTSISPRPSSSETDSVYPPGGMLEMSNGYPPSASPLGGSPSPGPSPALGVGGGSANKGSNPSRHSPQPPPPPPPPHPHRTNLRVVIPTPLTQPLSEDTSYDSGHAQSTLNTPVVALQTPSVPAGYSSFGPTDYSSDLGSLAWSHQRYVDDLSMYSAATMSSISGLPHLAVSSSTPPPATSPLPVKIKSEPISPPRDPHGGNSGSNSGPSNTSNLHHTTLNVGPSSSTGAPPPHHVPHPGPQSLNLVSSRPSSNPPPSHSGSITPTNLPSPGSGTVADIRTSHSNAGGNGGNNSDYENGPLMKRSRITEGWAT, from the exons ATGGGTCGGAAGAAGATTCAAATTTCGCGCATCACGGACGAACGGAATCGTCAG GTGACATTCAACAAAAGGAAGTTTGGGGTAATGAAGAAGGCATATGAGCTGTCGGTACTATGCGACTGCGAGATCGCTCTGATTATCTTCAGTTCGAGTAACAAGCTGTATCAGTATGCGAGCACCGACATGGACAAGGTTCTTCTCAAGTACACCGAGTACAACGAACCCCATGAGTCCCTCACCAACAAGAATATCATCGAG GCAATGGGACAATCTAATTACACTCTACCTGTATCCGTACCAGTGAATAGTTATGGCGAATCTCTACTTGGATCTAGTCCCCAAATGGCGCATACCAGCATTTCTCCAAGACCGTCGTCTTCTGAAACAGATTCAG TATATCCACCAGGAGGGATGTTGGAAATGAGTAATGGTTACCCACCATCGGCATCACCACTAGGAGGTTCACCTAGTCCAGGACCTTCGCCGGCACTAGGAGTCGGAGGAGGCAGTGCAAACAAAGGCAGTAATCCGTCTAGGCATTCACCACAACCTCCGCCTCCTCCACCGCCGCCTCATCCTCACAGGACTAATCTTCGAGTAGTTATTCCAACACCCCTTACGCAACCTCTCTCCGAAGACACTAGTTACGAT AGTGGCCATGCACAATCCACATTGAACACACCAGTAGTAGCACTACAAACACCATCAGTCCCAGCTGGATATTCTAGTTTTGGACCAACGGATTATTCCTCAGACTTAGGAAGCTTAGCATGGTCTCATCAGAGGTACGTTGATGACTTATCAATGTATTCGGCAGCCACCATGTCCAGCATCAG TGGTCTTCCGCATCTAGCAGTGTCGAGCAGTACACCGCCACCGGCCACGTCGCCATTACCAGTGAAGATAAAAAGTGAACCGATTAGTCCACCTAGAGATCCTCACGGTGGCAACAGTGGCTCGAACAGCGGGCCGAGTAATACCAGCAATCTTCATCACACGACTCTGAACGTGGGACCTTCGTCCAGTACCGGTGCACCACCTCCACATCATGTACCTCATCCGGGGCCACAATCGTTAAATCTTGTGTCGAGCAGACCGAGCAGTAATCCACCGCCATCTCACTCCGGTAGTATAACGCCGACGAACCTTCCATCACCTGGAAGCGGCACAGTGGCAGATATTCGAACGAGTCACTCGAACGCCGGGGGAAACGGTGGGAATAACTCAGACTATGAGAATGGACCGCTGATGAAGCGTTCCAGGATCACTGAGGGCTGGGCGACTTAA